One stretch of Streptomyces sp. 135 DNA includes these proteins:
- a CDS encoding glycoside hydrolase 43 family protein yields MSAATATASAAASVSATPLATRPELTGDLGDGTYRNPVLAADWSDPDVLRVGDDFYLTASSFGRSPGLPLLHSRDLVNWTLIGHALDRLEPAEAFAVPRHDCGVWAPSLRHHDGRYWIFWGDPDHGVYQINAPRIRGPWTRPHLLKPGKGLIDPCPLWDEESGAAYLVHAWAKSRSGVKNLITGHRMSPDGRELLDEGRVLIDGDRIPGWFTIEGPKLYRHDGWFWILAPAGGVATGWQGAFRSRSFHGPYEERIVLQQGSTGVNGPHQGGWVRTATGEDWFLHFQQRGAYGRVVHLQPMRWGADGWPVLGDDDNPGTPGTPVDVYRKPNLPPQPPSAPATSDDFPGGRHGPQWQWTANPRTGWATSHSGDGLRLACVRTARADDVRALPHTLTQRLPLRPCAVEVELRLDAEVPGARAGLAVLGDAYSWVGLERGEGGAVRLVHRFAEAGTEAERDAAPPRPAPHGTARLRVEITRGARCHFHADTGDGFRPTGGPVFAATPWRWVGALLGLFAAAPEGTGPTGTALFTHFWINHGNTTREESR; encoded by the coding sequence ATGTCCGCGGCCACCGCCACCGCTTCGGCCGCCGCGAGCGTCTCCGCCACGCCGCTGGCCACGCGCCCCGAGCTCACCGGCGACCTCGGCGACGGCACCTACCGCAACCCCGTCCTCGCCGCCGACTGGTCGGACCCCGACGTGCTGCGGGTCGGGGACGACTTCTATCTCACCGCGTCCAGCTTCGGCCGGTCGCCAGGGCTGCCGCTGCTGCACTCCCGGGACCTGGTCAACTGGACGCTCATCGGGCACGCCCTGGACCGCCTCGAACCGGCCGAGGCCTTCGCCGTCCCCCGGCACGACTGCGGGGTGTGGGCGCCGTCCCTGCGCCACCACGACGGGCGGTACTGGATCTTCTGGGGCGACCCCGACCACGGCGTGTACCAGATCAACGCCCCGCGCATACGGGGGCCTTGGACCCGCCCGCACCTCCTCAAGCCAGGCAAGGGCCTCATCGATCCCTGCCCGTTGTGGGACGAGGAGAGCGGCGCGGCCTACCTCGTGCACGCCTGGGCCAAGTCACGGTCCGGTGTGAAGAACCTGATCACAGGGCACCGCATGAGCCCCGACGGGCGTGAACTCCTCGACGAGGGACGCGTGTTGATCGACGGGGACCGGATCCCCGGCTGGTTCACCATCGAAGGGCCGAAGCTCTACCGGCACGACGGCTGGTTCTGGATCCTCGCCCCGGCCGGCGGCGTCGCGACCGGCTGGCAGGGCGCCTTCCGGTCCCGCTCCTTCCACGGGCCGTACGAGGAGCGGATCGTCCTCCAGCAGGGCAGCACCGGCGTCAACGGCCCGCACCAGGGCGGCTGGGTGCGCACCGCCACCGGTGAGGACTGGTTCCTGCACTTCCAGCAGCGCGGCGCGTACGGCCGTGTCGTCCACCTCCAGCCGATGCGGTGGGGCGCCGACGGCTGGCCGGTGCTCGGAGACGACGACAACCCCGGTACACCCGGCACCCCCGTTGACGTATACCGCAAGCCGAACCTGCCGCCGCAGCCGCCCTCCGCCCCCGCCACGAGCGACGACTTCCCCGGCGGACGGCACGGCCCCCAGTGGCAGTGGACCGCCAACCCCCGCACCGGCTGGGCCACGTCGCACTCCGGGGACGGCCTGCGCCTGGCCTGCGTACGCACCGCGCGCGCCGACGACGTGCGCGCCCTGCCGCACACGCTCACCCAGCGGCTGCCCCTGCGGCCGTGCGCCGTCGAGGTGGAACTGCGCCTCGACGCCGAAGTACCGGGCGCCCGCGCCGGATTGGCGGTGCTCGGCGACGCGTACTCATGGGTCGGCCTGGAGCGGGGCGAGGGCGGAGCGGTCCGCCTGGTGCACCGGTTCGCCGAAGCGGGCACGGAGGCCGAGCGGGACGCCGCGCCACCGCGCCCCGCCCCGCACGGCACGGCCCGGCTGCGCGTGGAGATCACGCGGGGCGCCCGCTGCCACTTCCATGCCGATACGGGCGACGGCTTCCGGCCCACCGGCGGCCCCGTCTTCGCCGCCACACCCTGGCGCTGGGTCGGCGCGCTGCTCGGCCTGTTCGCGGCGGCGCCCGAGGGCACGGGCCCCACGGGCACCGCCCTGTTCACGCACTTTTGGATCAACCACGGAAACACCACCCGAGAAGAGAGCCGATGA
- a CDS encoding Gfo/Idh/MocA family oxidoreductase, whose translation MSATTRGLRLPLPIVLAGARGHGRWHLENIRRLQHAGLVRLVGVCELKPLVGEELVGFGAVEQSDDFAALLDTTGAAVAVVCTPIPTHTELALAAARRGVHVLLEKPPAPSYAEFRRMADGAAAAGTAVQIGFQSLGSHAIPAVRRLVADGAIGEVTGVGGAGVWVRDEAYFRRAPWAGRRRMDGVDVVDGVLTNPLAHAVATALALAGSAAAEDVTDVETELFRAHAIESDDTSCVRVSTADGARVTVAATLCGHTSEEPYVVVHGSEGRITFWYKQDRVQVRRGGTKSTGSPALYGRTDLLENLVEHLMGRAALLVPPAATGAFMRVVEAVRTAPDPVALPAGAWRGAPGESAERRVVEGIDGLVAVAADTLCLYSELGVSWARPPGRDALDPHGDLHNEVNTS comes from the coding sequence ATGAGCGCCACGACGCGGGGGCTCCGGCTCCCGCTGCCCATCGTCCTCGCGGGGGCCCGCGGCCACGGCCGCTGGCACCTGGAGAACATCCGGCGCCTCCAACACGCCGGTCTGGTACGGCTGGTGGGCGTCTGCGAGCTGAAGCCGCTGGTCGGCGAGGAACTCGTCGGCTTCGGCGCGGTCGAGCAGTCCGACGACTTCGCGGCGCTCCTCGACACGACCGGCGCCGCCGTCGCCGTGGTCTGCACGCCCATCCCGACCCACACCGAGCTGGCGCTCGCCGCCGCGCGACGCGGCGTCCACGTGCTCCTGGAGAAGCCGCCCGCCCCGTCCTACGCGGAGTTCCGGCGGATGGCGGACGGCGCCGCCGCGGCCGGTACCGCCGTCCAGATCGGCTTCCAGTCGCTCGGCTCGCACGCGATCCCCGCCGTCCGCCGGCTCGTCGCCGACGGCGCGATCGGCGAGGTCACCGGGGTGGGCGGGGCCGGCGTATGGGTGCGCGACGAGGCGTACTTCCGGCGGGCGCCGTGGGCCGGTCGTCGCAGGATGGACGGTGTGGACGTGGTCGACGGCGTCCTGACGAACCCCCTCGCGCACGCCGTCGCCACCGCCCTCGCACTGGCGGGCAGCGCGGCCGCCGAGGACGTCACGGACGTGGAGACGGAACTCTTCCGCGCCCACGCCATCGAGTCCGACGACACCTCGTGCGTACGGGTCTCCACGGCGGACGGCGCCCGGGTCACCGTCGCGGCGACGCTCTGCGGCCACACCTCCGAGGAGCCGTACGTCGTGGTGCACGGCAGCGAGGGGCGCATCACCTTCTGGTACAAGCAGGACCGCGTGCAGGTGCGGCGCGGCGGCACAAAGAGCACGGGCTCACCGGCCCTGTACGGCAGGACCGACCTCCTGGAGAACCTGGTCGAGCACCTCATGGGCCGCGCGGCGCTGCTGGTGCCGCCCGCCGCCACCGGTGCCTTCATGCGGGTCGTCGAGGCGGTCAGGACGGCGCCGGACCCCGTCGCGCTGCCCGCCGGCGCGTGGCGCGGCGCTCCCGGCGAGAGCGCCGAGCGGCGCGTCGTCGAGGGCATCGACGGGCTGGTCGCGGTCGCCGCCGACACGCTCTGCCTCTACTCCGAACTCGGCGTCTCCTGGGCCCGGCCGCCCGGCCGCGACGCCCTCGACCCGCACGGTGACCTTCACAACGAGGTGAACACGTCATGA
- a CDS encoding carbohydrate ABC transporter permease has translation MTATTATRPAGTRKEPRATVIGRTPRWQIYTPLGLYLLFTLIPFYWILLFALRPTGSTSLVPWPVTFEHFDKVWTERSFATFFQNSLLVGVVSMVMTTLVALAGGYALARFDFKIKRAFMLALLCSQFIPGALMLVPLFEIFAELRMINSLASVIVAETVFQLPLSMILISGFIKNVPYVLEEAAWVDGCGRFRAFCAVVLPMLRPGLIAVGSFAFVHSWNHFLFALMFLSDQGKQTIPVGLATLMGADSVDLGALAAGGVVAAVPVVIVFAFIQKWLVTGFSAGAVKG, from the coding sequence ATGACCGCCACCACCGCCACCCGCCCGGCCGGGACGAGGAAGGAGCCCAGGGCCACCGTCATCGGACGGACACCCCGCTGGCAGATCTACACCCCCCTCGGGCTGTACCTCCTGTTCACCCTCATCCCGTTCTACTGGATCCTGCTCTTCGCCCTGCGCCCGACCGGCTCCACCTCGCTCGTGCCGTGGCCGGTCACCTTCGAGCACTTCGACAAGGTGTGGACCGAGCGCAGCTTCGCGACCTTCTTCCAGAACAGCCTGCTCGTCGGCGTCGTCTCCATGGTGATGACCACGCTCGTCGCCCTCGCGGGCGGCTACGCCCTGGCCCGCTTCGACTTCAAGATCAAGCGCGCCTTCATGCTGGCGCTGCTCTGCTCGCAGTTCATCCCGGGCGCCCTGATGCTCGTACCGCTCTTCGAGATCTTCGCCGAGCTGCGGATGATCAACTCCCTGGCCAGCGTCATCGTCGCCGAGACCGTCTTCCAGCTCCCCCTGTCGATGATCCTCATCAGCGGGTTCATCAAGAACGTGCCCTACGTCCTGGAGGAGGCCGCCTGGGTCGACGGCTGCGGACGCTTCCGCGCGTTCTGCGCCGTCGTCCTGCCGATGCTGCGGCCCGGCCTGATCGCGGTCGGTTCCTTCGCCTTCGTGCACAGCTGGAACCACTTCCTGTTCGCCCTGATGTTCCTCAGCGACCAGGGCAAGCAGACCATCCCGGTGGGCCTGGCCACGCTGATGGGCGCCGACAGCGTCGACCTCGGGGCGCTCGCCGCGGGCGGTGTCGTCGCCGCCGTGCCCGTCGTGATCGTCTTCGCCTTCATCCAGAAGTGGCTGGTCACCGGGTTCAGCGCCGGGGCGGTGAAGGGATGA
- a CDS encoding rhamnogalacturonan acetylesterase, with protein MTAAGPGRRTLYLAGDSTAAQKYASAAPETGWGMALPFFLRPALPVANHAVNGRSSKSFIDEGRLTAILGAIGPGDLLLVQFGHNDQKREDPARYTEPWTTYQEHLREYVAGARARGARPVLLTSVERRRFDEGGGALPTHGDYPAAMRDLAAEEGVALLDIQALSLALWGKLGAEKTKRYFNWTASEQDNTHFNPPGAIAVARLVAAELLHRRVLAPGDVRRLDDEVPESWITWPAEERA; from the coding sequence GTGACCGCCGCGGGCCCCGGCCGCCGCACGCTGTACCTCGCGGGCGACTCCACCGCCGCCCAGAAGTACGCGTCCGCCGCGCCGGAGACCGGCTGGGGCATGGCCCTGCCCTTCTTCCTGCGCCCCGCGCTGCCCGTCGCCAACCACGCGGTGAACGGTCGCAGTTCGAAGAGCTTCATCGACGAGGGCCGCCTCACCGCGATCCTCGGCGCCATCGGCCCCGGCGACCTCCTCCTGGTCCAGTTCGGCCACAACGACCAGAAGCGCGAGGACCCCGCCCGGTACACCGAGCCGTGGACGACGTACCAGGAACACCTGCGCGAGTACGTCGCCGGGGCGCGGGCGCGCGGGGCCCGCCCCGTGCTGCTGACCTCGGTGGAACGCCGGCGTTTCGACGAGGGCGGCGGCGCCCTGCCCACGCACGGCGACTATCCGGCCGCCATGCGGGACCTGGCCGCCGAGGAGGGCGTGGCCCTCCTGGATATCCAGGCCCTGTCCCTCGCCCTGTGGGGCAAGCTCGGCGCCGAGAAGACCAAGCGGTACTTCAACTGGACCGCGTCCGAGCAGGACAACACCCACTTCAACCCGCCCGGCGCGATCGCCGTGGCCCGCCTGGTCGCGGCGGAGCTGCTGCACCGCAGGGTGCTCGCGCCGGGCGACGTACGCCGCCTCGACGACGAGGTCCCGGAGTCCTGGATCACCTGGCCGGCCGAGGAGAGAGCATGA
- a CDS encoding sugar ABC transporter permease has translation MAQAAAVAKPPPSTAQPPPDKGPRRGRRRVGATPRRLPYLLIAPAALLMLGFIAYPVISVFYYSLRHYNPTKPWRNGFAGLDNFVTAFTDDPEFWHTLGFSLQWVAVEVVLQLLLGLALALLVNQTFVGRAMARALVFSPWAVSGVLTSTIWLLIFNSQTGISRYLADVGIGSYGTSWLSDTGTVFPAVVVAELWRGVPFFAILILADLQSVSKDLYEAAEVDGASRWRQFFHITLPHLKDAIILSTLLRAVWEFNNVDLLYTLTGGGPAGETTTLPLRIASIAVDSHDFGYASALTAIAFVILLFCSLLYLRLSKFGGQDK, from the coding sequence ATGGCCCAGGCCGCAGCCGTGGCGAAGCCACCGCCGAGCACCGCCCAGCCGCCGCCCGACAAGGGTCCGCGGCGGGGGCGACGGCGGGTCGGGGCGACCCCGCGCCGCCTTCCCTACCTGCTGATCGCCCCCGCCGCCCTGCTGATGCTCGGCTTCATCGCCTACCCGGTCATCAGCGTCTTCTACTACAGCCTGCGGCACTACAACCCCACCAAGCCGTGGCGCAACGGCTTCGCGGGCCTCGACAACTTCGTCACCGCCTTCACCGACGACCCCGAGTTCTGGCACACGCTCGGCTTCAGCCTCCAGTGGGTGGCCGTCGAGGTCGTGCTGCAACTGCTGCTCGGCCTCGCGCTCGCGCTGCTCGTCAACCAGACCTTCGTGGGCCGCGCCATGGCCCGCGCCCTGGTCTTCTCGCCGTGGGCCGTCTCCGGCGTCCTCACCTCGACGATCTGGCTGCTGATCTTCAACTCCCAGACGGGCATCTCGCGTTACCTCGCCGATGTCGGGATCGGCTCGTACGGCACGTCGTGGCTCTCCGACACCGGGACGGTCTTCCCCGCCGTCGTCGTCGCCGAACTCTGGCGCGGCGTCCCCTTCTTCGCGATCCTCATCCTCGCCGACCTCCAGTCCGTCTCGAAGGACCTCTACGAGGCCGCCGAGGTCGACGGCGCGAGCCGCTGGCGGCAGTTCTTCCACATCACGCTGCCGCACCTGAAGGACGCGATCATCCTCTCCACGCTGCTGCGCGCGGTCTGGGAGTTCAACAACGTCGACCTGCTCTACACCCTCACCGGCGGCGGCCCGGCCGGCGAGACGACGACGCTGCCGCTGCGCATCGCGTCCATCGCCGTGGACTCGCACGACTTCGGCTACGCCTCCGCGCTGACCGCCATCGCCTTCGTGATCCTTCTCTTCTGCTCGCTGCTGTATCTGCGGCTCAGCAAGTTCGGGGGCCAGGACAAATGA
- the araD gene encoding L-arabinonate dehydratase, which translates to MSGAPEGRTRQELRSSQWYGESVSSGLRSFSHRARTRQLGYLPEEHLGKPVIAVLNTWSDINPCHSHLRERAQAVKRGVWQAGGFPLEFPVSTLSETFQKPTPMLYRNLLAMETEELLRSYPVDGAVLLGGCDKTTPALLMGAASVDLPAVFVPAGPMLPGHWRGETLGSGTDMWKYWDDHRAGLIGDCELTELESGLARSPGHCMTMGTASTLTAAAEALGVTVPGASSIPAVDSGHDRMAAASGLRIVELVRQDRRLSRILTADAFADAVTTVLGLGGSTNAVIHLIAMAGRAGVELTLDDFDRIARTVPVLADVRPGGERYLMEDFHFAGGLPGFLSRITDLLHLDRPTVCHDTLREQLAGARVHDADVIRTRDDPVAAEGGVAVLRGNLCPDGAVIKHIAAEPHLLRHTGPAVVFDDYRTMQRTIHDPALGITPDHVLVLRGSGPKGGPGMPEYGMLPIPDHLLKQGVRDMVRISDARMSGTSYGTCVLHVAPESYVGGPLALVRTGDLITLDVAARTLRLEVPDEELARRREQWTPPPARYERGYGALYSEQITQADTGCDFAFLARPGAVPDPYAG; encoded by the coding sequence GTGAGCGGCGCGCCCGAAGGTCGTACGCGGCAAGAGCTGCGCAGCAGCCAGTGGTACGGCGAGAGCGTCTCCTCGGGCCTGCGCTCCTTCAGCCACCGCGCCCGCACCCGCCAGCTCGGCTACCTCCCCGAGGAGCACCTGGGCAAGCCCGTCATCGCGGTACTCAACACCTGGTCCGACATCAACCCCTGCCACTCCCACCTGCGCGAGCGCGCCCAGGCCGTCAAGCGCGGCGTGTGGCAGGCGGGCGGCTTCCCCCTGGAGTTCCCGGTCTCCACGCTCAGCGAGACCTTCCAGAAGCCGACCCCGATGCTCTACCGCAACCTCCTGGCCATGGAGACCGAGGAACTGCTGCGTTCCTACCCGGTGGACGGCGCCGTCCTGCTCGGCGGCTGCGACAAGACGACGCCCGCGCTGCTCATGGGCGCGGCCAGCGTCGACCTGCCCGCCGTCTTCGTGCCGGCCGGGCCCATGCTGCCGGGGCACTGGCGGGGCGAGACCCTCGGCTCCGGCACCGACATGTGGAAGTACTGGGACGATCACCGCGCCGGGCTCATCGGCGACTGCGAACTGACCGAACTGGAGAGCGGCCTCGCGCGCTCGCCGGGCCACTGCATGACCATGGGCACCGCCTCGACGCTCACCGCGGCGGCGGAGGCGCTCGGCGTGACCGTGCCCGGTGCCTCGTCCATTCCCGCGGTCGACTCCGGGCACGACAGGATGGCGGCGGCGTCGGGCCTGCGGATCGTCGAACTCGTACGCCAGGACCGGCGTCTTTCGCGGATCCTCACCGCTGACGCCTTCGCGGACGCCGTCACCACGGTGCTGGGACTCGGCGGCTCCACCAACGCCGTCATCCACCTCATCGCGATGGCGGGACGGGCCGGGGTCGAGCTGACGCTGGACGACTTCGACCGGATCGCCCGCACCGTGCCGGTGCTGGCCGATGTGCGGCCGGGCGGCGAGCGGTACCTGATGGAGGACTTCCACTTCGCGGGCGGGCTCCCGGGCTTCCTGTCGCGGATCACCGACCTGCTGCACCTGGACCGGCCCACGGTCTGCCACGACACCCTGCGCGAACAGCTCGCGGGGGCGCGCGTGCACGACGCGGACGTGATCCGCACCCGCGACGACCCGGTCGCCGCGGAGGGCGGCGTCGCCGTCCTGCGCGGCAACCTCTGCCCGGACGGCGCCGTCATCAAGCACATCGCCGCCGAGCCGCACCTGCTGCGGCACACCGGCCCCGCCGTCGTGTTCGACGACTACCGCACGATGCAGCGCACCATCCACGACCCGGCCCTCGGCATCACGCCCGACCACGTCCTGGTCCTGCGCGGCTCGGGACCCAAGGGCGGGCCCGGCATGCCCGAGTACGGGATGCTGCCGATCCCCGACCACCTGCTGAAGCAGGGCGTGCGCGACATGGTGCGGATCTCCGACGCGCGGATGAGCGGCACCTCGTACGGCACCTGCGTGCTGCACGTCGCGCCCGAGTCGTACGTCGGCGGGCCCCTCGCGCTGGTGCGTACCGGGGACCTGATCACCCTCGACGTCGCGGCGCGCACCCTGCGCCTGGAGGTGCCGGACGAGGAGCTGGCGCGCCGCCGCGAGCAGTGGACGCCGCCCCCCGCCCGCTATGAGCGGGGGTACGGCGCGCTCTACAGCGAGCAGATCACGCAGGCCGACACAGGCTGCGACTTCGCCTTCCTCGCGAGGCCGGGCGCGGTGCCGGATCCGTACGCGGGCTGA
- a CDS encoding PmoA family protein, translated as MTASPQHPPGSLLLRCAGRPVARYVIRPDLERGMAPRPYLHPVTTLAGTPVTELAPDDHPHHLGAGVAVPDVAGRNFWGGRTFVRDQGPTELDNHGAQHHRGFKLRDPDGFVEDIDWTADGEVLLRERRTVAAVELTAAAWALDFTFSLTNATGGELSIGSPATNGRPGAAYGGFFWRAPKAAAPPRVFTPEAEGEEPAHAARADWLALAGDGWTLVFAGATARTRRDPWFVRAAEYPGVGSSLATGDRLPIAPRDTLVRRVVTVVADGTLDRDEAAALVRKAVTA; from the coding sequence ATGACCGCTTCCCCGCAGCACCCACCCGGCTCCCTCCTCCTGCGCTGCGCGGGGCGCCCGGTGGCGCGCTACGTCATCCGGCCCGACCTGGAGCGCGGCATGGCGCCCCGCCCCTACCTGCACCCCGTCACCACGCTCGCCGGGACGCCCGTCACCGAGCTGGCTCCCGATGACCATCCGCACCACCTCGGGGCCGGGGTCGCCGTGCCCGACGTGGCGGGACGCAACTTCTGGGGCGGGCGGACCTTCGTACGCGACCAGGGGCCGACGGAGCTGGACAACCACGGGGCGCAGCACCACCGGGGGTTCAAGCTGCGTGACCCGGACGGCTTCGTCGAGGACATCGACTGGACGGCGGACGGCGAGGTCCTGCTGCGCGAGCGGCGCACGGTCGCCGCCGTCGAACTGACCGCGGCCGCGTGGGCGTTGGACTTCACCTTCTCGCTCACCAACGCGACCGGCGGCGAACTGTCCATCGGCAGCCCGGCCACCAACGGCCGCCCCGGCGCCGCGTACGGCGGCTTCTTCTGGCGCGCCCCCAAGGCGGCCGCGCCGCCACGGGTCTTCACGCCGGAGGCCGAGGGGGAGGAACCCGCGCACGCCGCCCGCGCCGACTGGCTGGCCCTTGCCGGGGACGGCTGGACGCTGGTGTTCGCCGGCGCGACGGCACGGACCCGCCGCGACCCGTGGTTCGTACGCGCCGCCGAGTACCCGGGCGTCGGCTCCTCCCTCGCGACCGGGGACCGCCTGCCGATCGCCCCCCGCGACACGCTCGTGCGCCGCGTCGTCACGGTCGTCGCCGACGGCACCCTGGACCGGGACGAGGCGGCGGCGCTCGTCCGCAAGGCGGTGACGGCGTGA
- a CDS encoding sugar ABC transporter substrate-binding protein, giving the protein MNMSPRLRRRTTAALALTTALALTATACGDDGSGAAGDKGGEGSGKGEIVFWDNNTAVRHDVWQEIIKDFEKENPDIDVKYVGVPAENVQSKYDTAIQGGGLPDVGGVGAAMLAGIAAQDALEPLDDRVEKSALSGKLNSAMVDSVRAAGGGVDLYTVPTSASNGVLYYRTDLFKAAGLEAPTTWTKFYEAAEKLTDRDNNRFGYTIRGGEGSIAQALDAMYGQSGIGDFWDGDETTVNNPKNVAALKKYVALYKKATPSADLNNDFTKMVAQWDSGQIGMLSHNLGSYQDHVKALGEDKFRGLPNPTTDAGVRVQVSNPVDGLGLFKSSKKKKAAWKFIEFAASHESNSKWNESAGAIPANTEAAKDPWVKKSEPTKLAAEALNDGSLKIVQLPYYLPDWNTISKAENEPGFQKVLLGKMSAKDFLDSLAEQLNEAQAEWKKEHQ; this is encoded by the coding sequence ATGAACATGAGCCCACGCCTCAGGCGCCGCACGACCGCCGCCCTCGCCCTGACCACCGCGCTCGCGCTGACCGCCACCGCCTGCGGTGACGACGGCAGCGGCGCGGCCGGCGACAAGGGCGGCGAGGGCAGCGGCAAAGGGGAGATCGTCTTCTGGGACAACAACACGGCGGTCCGGCACGACGTCTGGCAGGAGATCATCAAGGACTTCGAGAAGGAGAACCCCGACATCGACGTCAAGTACGTCGGGGTGCCCGCCGAGAACGTCCAGTCCAAGTACGACACCGCGATCCAGGGCGGCGGCCTCCCCGACGTCGGCGGCGTCGGCGCCGCCATGCTCGCCGGGATCGCCGCCCAGGACGCCCTGGAACCGCTCGACGACCGCGTCGAGAAGAGCGCGCTGAGCGGCAAGCTCAACTCCGCGATGGTGGACAGCGTCCGCGCGGCCGGCGGCGGCGTCGACCTCTACACCGTCCCGACGTCCGCGAGCAACGGCGTCCTTTACTACCGCACGGACCTCTTCAAGGCCGCGGGCCTGGAGGCGCCCACCACCTGGACGAAGTTCTACGAGGCCGCCGAGAAGCTCACCGACAGGGACAACAACCGCTTCGGCTACACCATCCGCGGCGGCGAGGGCTCCATCGCCCAGGCCCTCGACGCCATGTACGGACAGTCCGGCATCGGCGACTTCTGGGACGGCGACGAGACGACCGTCAACAACCCCAAGAACGTCGCCGCGCTGAAGAAGTACGTGGCCCTCTACAAGAAGGCCACGCCCTCCGCCGACCTCAACAACGACTTCACCAAGATGGTCGCCCAGTGGGACAGCGGCCAGATCGGCATGCTCAGCCACAACCTCGGCTCCTACCAGGACCACGTGAAGGCACTCGGCGAGGACAAGTTCCGCGGCCTGCCCAACCCGACGACCGACGCCGGCGTACGCGTCCAGGTCTCCAACCCCGTCGACGGGCTCGGCCTGTTCAAGTCGAGCAAGAAGAAGAAGGCCGCCTGGAAGTTCATCGAGTTCGCCGCCTCGCACGAGTCCAACAGCAAGTGGAACGAGTCGGCCGGCGCCATCCCCGCCAACACCGAGGCGGCCAAGGACCCGTGGGTGAAGAAGTCCGAGCCCACCAAGCTCGCGGCCGAGGCCCTGAACGACGGCTCCCTCAAGATCGTGCAGCTGCCGTACTACCTGCCCGACTGGAACACCATCAGCAAGGCCGAGAACGAGCCCGGCTTCCAGAAGGTGCTCCTCGGCAAGATGTCCGCGAAGGACTTCCTGGACTCGCTCGCCGAGCAGCTCAACGAGGCGCAGGCCGAGTGGAAGAAGGAGCACCAGTGA
- a CDS encoding dihydrodipicolinate synthase family protein → MTFETQRTALADVVAIPVTPFAADGAIDRAAHRAILRRLLDGGVRTLTPNGNTGEFYALSPQERRDVVELTIAEAAGQAVVLAGVGHDVPTAVAAARHAGECGADMVMVHQPVHPYVSDAGWVAYHRAIAEAVPDLGVVPYLRDAGLPGARLAELADACPNVIGVKYAVPDAVRFAGFARDAGLDRFVWVAGLAEPYAPSYFSAGATGFTSGLVNVAPGLSLRMIEALRSGDHGEAMKVWEQIRRFEELRAADGSAHNVTVVKEALAVLELCRRDVRAPSSPLPAAERAEVATIVAGWSL, encoded by the coding sequence GTGACGTTCGAGACGCAGCGCACCGCACTCGCCGACGTCGTGGCGATCCCGGTGACGCCCTTCGCCGCGGACGGCGCCATCGACCGCGCGGCACACCGCGCGATCCTGCGCCGCCTGCTCGACGGCGGGGTGCGCACCCTGACGCCGAACGGCAACACCGGTGAGTTCTACGCCCTGTCGCCCCAAGAGCGGCGCGACGTCGTGGAGTTGACCATCGCCGAGGCCGCCGGGCAGGCCGTGGTCCTCGCCGGCGTGGGCCATGACGTGCCGACCGCTGTCGCTGCCGCGCGGCACGCCGGGGAGTGCGGCGCGGACATGGTGATGGTGCATCAGCCCGTGCACCCCTACGTCTCCGACGCGGGCTGGGTCGCCTACCACCGGGCGATCGCCGAGGCCGTGCCGGACCTGGGAGTCGTCCCCTATCTACGGGACGCGGGCCTGCCGGGCGCCCGCCTCGCCGAACTCGCCGACGCCTGCCCCAACGTCATCGGCGTCAAGTACGCCGTACCGGACGCGGTACGGTTCGCCGGGTTCGCGCGCGACGCGGGGCTCGACCGCTTCGTGTGGGTCGCGGGGCTCGCCGAGCCGTACGCCCCCTCGTACTTCTCGGCGGGCGCCACCGGTTTCACCTCGGGCCTCGTGAACGTCGCCCCCGGCCTCTCGCTGCGCATGATCGAAGCGCTTCGATCCGGTGACCACGGCGAGGCCATGAAGGTGTGGGAGCAGATCCGCCGCTTCGAGGAACTGCGCGCCGCCGACGGCTCCGCGCACAACGTCACGGTCGTGAAGGAGGCCCTCGCCGTCCTGGAGCTGTGCCGCCGTGACGTGCGCGCCCCGAGCAGCCCGCTGCCGGCGGCCGAGCGGGCCGAGGTGGCCACGATCGTCGCGGGGTGGTCCCTGTGA